The window TGCACCATTTCACGGTAAGTAATTTCTTTAACCACGTTCATTTTCCTTCCCCTTCGCTTTCAACCAATTTGCTTCCGCTTCAGCAATTCGGCGATATTCGGGAACGAAATTATGAATATCCTCTTTTTCTCCAAACTGCTGTGCCGTATAGATCAGAGAAGAAGCACGCGGTAGATTGAACTGAAGTGGAGCAAACACTGCTTGTTCTTCCAGCTCGTCAATCAATTGTTCTTTATGCAATGACATATCTTTTCCAATAAACAAAACTGGATATTTGAAAGACTTCAGTTTTATAATTAACTCTGTAAGAGAAAAATGTCCATCTTCAATAACTGTGGTTAATTTTCCATTTTCAAATCGATAAACACCAGCATACACATTATTTCTCCGTGCATCTACAATTGGGCAAAGATAGCCATCAAAATAGAGCGTATTCGCCGCTAACGCTTTTAAACTAGATACTCCTACTAGCGGTATATTAAGCGTCCATGCAAGGGTTTTAGCAATCGTCACGCCTATGCGTACACCTGTATAAGAACCCGGCCCCTCTGATACCGCGATTGCATGAATATCTGACGGTGCAATATTCGCTCTCTTGAAGATTTCATCAATTGCCGGCATCGC of the Sporosarcina sp. 6E9 genome contains:
- the tsaB gene encoding tRNA (adenosine(37)-N6)-threonylcarbamoyltransferase complex dimerization subunit type 1 TsaB, giving the protein MIWLGIDTANTPLSIAIVKDGEILIEENSSMAINHSLRAMPAIDEIFKRANIAPSDIHAIAVSEGPGSYTGVRIGVTIAKTLAWTLNIPLVGVSSLKALAANTLYFDGYLCPIVDARRNNVYAGVYRFENGKLTTVIEDGHFSLTELIIKLKSFKYPVLFIGKDMSLHKEQLIDELEEQAVFAPLQFNLPRASSLIYTAQQFGEKEDIHNFVPEYRRIAEAEANWLKAKGKENERG